The genomic window CGGAGGGCGATGATCTTGAGCTCGGGGTGCCACCGCGTGAGCTCGATCGCCAGCTGCTCCTCGAGGTGCTTCGACAGCGAGTACGTCGACTCGGGTCGTGCGGCGTAGGCCTCGTCGACGGGGATGTACGGGGGCGGGGTGTCGAACGGCAGCCCGAGCACGGTCTCGCTCGACGCCGTGACGATGTTCGTGATGCCGGCCTTGATGGCGGCGTTGAACACGTTGTAGGTGCTGAGGATGTTGTTCTGGAAGGTCGCGGTGTTCGTCGAGAGCCCCGGCGCAGGGATGGCGCTCAGGTGGACGACCGCGTCGAACCCGTTCGGCGCCTGCTCGTCGACACCGGTGAGGGCGTCGAACACCTGGCCCGCGTCACGCAGGTCGATGCGGACGAAGCCGTCACCGCGCTCTCCCGCCTGGTCGAGGTTGATCACCAGGTGACCGTGTTCCCGAAGATGGCCGACCACTGTTCGCCCGAGCTTGCCCGAGCCTCCCGTCACTGCGATTCTCATGACGCCATCCTGGTCCATCCGACGAGGAATGGGTGGGCGATTGACAACTCACCCAGGAACCGGCGGTCGCGGTGGAATGGCGGACCGTCGGCTCGCGTTGGAGGAGATGTGAAGCTCACCCTGTACACCTCCGCGTTCTGCGCCCCCTGCATGCAGGCTCGCGCCGTCCTGGCCGAGGTCCCGGCACTCGTGGCCGGAGCCGTCGTCGAGGAGCGCGACGTCGCCTTCCGTTCGGCGGAGGCGGAGGCCGACGGCATCCGTTCCACCCCGACGGTCATCATCACGGCCGACGACGGCACCGAGGTGTTCCGCGCGACCGGGGCACCCACGCTCAACCAGGTGCTCGTGGCGGCGGCGAAGGCGTTGTAGCCCTTCGACAGGCTCAGGGACCGGGGAAGCGACTCAGGGACCGGGGCTACTGGGTGCTGAACGCCGCGTCGAAGGATTGCTCGGGCAACTTCCAGAGCAGGTTCCGGATGTACCCGACGGCCTCCTCGGCTCCGTGCAGGCGGTCCATGCCGGCGTCCTCCCACTCGATGGAGATCGGCCCGGCGTAGCCGATGCTCGAGAGGGCACGGAAGGCGTCCTCCCACGGCACGTCGCCGTGACCGGTCGACACGAAGTCCCAGCCGCGTCGCGGGTCGCCCCAGGGCAGGTGCGAGCCGACGATGCCGGCGTGACCGGTGGCCGGCCGGATCCGGGTGTCCTTGCAGTCGACGTGGTAGATCCGGTTCGCGAACTCGACGATGAACCCCACCGGGTCGACGCCCTGCCACATCATGTGCGACGGGTCCCAGTTGAAACCGAACGCCGGGCGGTGGTCGATCGCCTCGAGGGTGCGGACACTCGTCCAGTAGTCGTATGCGATCTCGGACGGGTGCACCTCGTGGGCGAAGCGGACCCCTTCGGCGTCGAAGACGTCGAGGATCGGGTTCCAGCGGGTGGCGAAGTCCTCGTACCCGGCGTCGATGACGGAGGCCGGTACCGGCGGGAACATCGCGGAGTACTGCCAGATCTTCGACCCGGTGAAGCCGACGACCGTGTCGACGCCCAGCTTGCGGGCGACCCGCGCGGAGCGCTTCATGTCCTCGGCCGCGCGCTGACGTACCCCCTCCGCGTCGCCGTCGCCCCAGGTGTAGTCGCGGACGATCGCCTGGTGGCGGAAGTCGATCGGGTCGTCGCACACGGCCTGGCCGGTGAGGTGGTTCGAGATCGCGAAGACCTCGAGACCGTGCCGGTCGAGGATGTCGAGGCGGGACTGCAGGTAGGCGTCGTCCTCATCCGCGCGCTTCAGGTCGAGGTGGTCGCCCGAGGCCGCGATCTCGAGGCCGTCATAGCCCCAGGAGGCGGCGAGGCGGGCGACCTCCTCGAAGGGGAGGTCCGCCCATTGTCCGGTGAACAGGGTCACCGGGAGGCGGCTCGCGTACTGCTTGTCGGTGGTGTCGGTCATGCGTTGATCCTCTGCTCGTCGTCGGTGGAGGTGGCGATCGCTTCCCAGCGACCGGTGTCGGCCGCGTCCAGAACGGCCTCGGTGATGCGCGCGGTTCGGAGTCCGTCCGCGAAGACGGGCAGACCGTCCGGCGACTGTCCGGCCATCGCCGCGTAGCTGTCGGCCACGAAGGCGTTGAAGGCGTCCTGGTAGCCCATCGGGTGCCCCGAGGGGACGATGGACAGGCGTGCGGCGTCCGGGTGCAACTGGTCGGCGTCGCGAGGCAGCACCTGCGTCCCCGACCGACGGCCGAGCCAGAGCGTCTCCGGCGCTTCCTGGTCGAAACCGATGATGAGTTCCGTCCCGGCGACCTCGAGGTGCAGACGGTTCTTCCGACCGGGCGCGACCTGCGAGACGAGCAGCGTGCCGATGGCGCCGCCCTCGAGCCGGATGACGACCGCGGCCGCGTCCTCGGTCGTGACCTCCGGGGTGTTCGCGCGTTCGGCGAAGAAGGTGCGGACCGTCGAACTCAGCTCGGTGATGTGCGCGCCGGTGATGAACTCCAGGAGGTCGACGAGGTGGGAACCGATGTCGGCGAAGGCGCGCGAACGGCCCCCGGCCGCCGAGTCGACCCGCCAGTTGTCGTCGGCCTGCGCGAGCAACCAGTCCTGGAGGTACGACCCGCTGATCGTGAGCAGGGTCCCGAGGTCGCCCGCGGCGACACGCGCGCGGGCCTCCCGGACGAGCGGGTGGAAGCGGTAGACGAACGGCACCGTGCCGACGACACCGGCCTCGGCTGCGGCGCTGACGAGACGCTCGGCGGTCGCGGCGTCGGTCGCGAGGGGTTTCTCACAGACGACGTGCTTGCCGGCCGCGATGGCCGCGAGTGCCTGCTCGGCGTGGAGCGCGTTCGGCGTGCACACGTGCACCACGTCGACCGAGGGGTCGGCCAGCAGCTCGTCGAGCGAGCCGTACCCGCGCTCGAACCCGAGGTTCGCGGCGACCTCCCGCGAGCGCTCGGGCGTCGAGGCGACGACACCGACCAGCCGGGCACCCGCCGCGCGGGCCGCCCGGCTGTGGACGGTGGCCATGAAGCCACCGCCCACCACCGCGATACCGGGACCGGCCACGGTCATGCTCCGAAGGTGCCGTCCGCCGGCGTCCACGACTCGGGGAGCGCGGGAGCGAGCTCCACGGTGCTGACGACGTCGACCGAGGTGCGGCTCAGGCCCGACTCGGCCGTCGAGACCATGACGTCGAGCACGTGGTAGGCGAGCTCACCGGAGGCACGCTCGGGACGACCGGCGCGGATCGCCTGCGCGAGCTCGACCACACCGGTTCCGCGGCCCTGCGTCGGACCGGTCGACGGGATCGACTCGGGTTCCTCGCCACCGCCGTAGACGAGCAGGTCACCCTCGAAGGTGTTCGGGTCGGGGACGACGAGCGTGCCGGTCGAGCCGGCGACCTCGAACTGCGTGCGACCGAGCTTGGAGTCGAAGCTGAAGACGCTCTGCGCGAGCTGGCCGCTCTCGAACTCGAAGAGGGCGCTCACGTGCGTCGGCACCGTCACGTCGAACGACTCACCCGCGCGCGGGCCGGATCCGATCGTCCGCTGCGGGAAGGCCTGTGAGGCCAGAGCGGTGACGCGGGCGATCGGCCCGAACAGCTGCACGAGCGCCGTGATGTAGTACGGGCCGATGTCGAAGAGCGGACCGGCGCCGTCCTGGAACAGGAAGTCGGGGTTCGGGTGCCACGACTCCGGGCCGGGGCTCTGCATGAGGGTCAGCGCGGTGAGGGGCTGGCCGATGCCACCGGCCTCGACGAGTCGGCGGGCGGACTGGATGCCGGCGCCGAGGAAGGTGTCCGGTGCCGTGGCGACGCGGAGCCCCTTCTCCTTCGCGGCGGCCAGCAGGGCCTGCCCGCTCTCACGGTCGAGCGCGAAGGGCTTCTCGCTCCACACGTGCTTGCCGGCGTCGAGGATCTGCATGGCGACCTCGACGTGGACCTTCGGGATGGTCAGGTTGACGACGATCTCGATCTCGGGGTCGGCCAGGAGTTCGGCGACCGAGCCGTGGCCGGGCACCCCGTACTTCTCGGCCTGCGTCTTCGCCCGCTCGAGGTCGAGGTCCGCGACGAACCGGACGTCGAGGTCGGGGAAGGTCACCAGGTTGCCGAGGTACTGGTCGCTGATGACGCCGGCGCCGATGAGTCCGACACCGACCGTTCCGGTGCTGTTGCTCATGCCTGGACTCCGTTCGTGGTGAGGTAGGTGAAGCTCTGCTCGAGCCCCTGGAAGATGTCGCCGTCGAACGCGTCGAACTCGACGACGCGCAGGGCCTGCGGTGCCGCGGCGAGGATGTCGAGCACCGGGACGACCCCGGCACCCGCGGGCAGCTGCTTCAGCGTGTCGCGGGAGGCGTCACCGTCCTTGACGTGGATGAAGCGCACGCGATCACCGATCGCGCCGAGGACGTCGACCGCGCGGCGTCCACCGACCTCGACCCAGTAGGTGTCGACCTCGAACACGACGGCCGGGTCGGTGAGTGCGGCGAGGTGCTCGAGCGGGCTGGTGCCCGCGACGTCGCCCTCGAGCTCCCACCAGTGGTTGTGGTAGCCCACCTGGACCCCGTGACCGGCGGCGACCGCCGCCGCGGCGTTCAGCTCGTCGGCGATCGACGCGACCGTCTCTGCCGTGGCGAAGCGCTCTTCGGCGATGGCGGGGTCGATGAGGACCTGTACGCCCTGCTCAGCAGCGGCGCCGAAGGCCGCCGACAGGTCGATGCCCTCGGCGATGACCTTGCCGTGCGCGCTCGGGGTGGCGAGGCCGGCATCGTGGATGTCCTGCAGGCTGACGCCGGGACCGAAGCCGAACGGCTCGGCCTGACGGAAGCCGATCTCGGTCAGGCGCTGCAGCGCTGCGGCACGATCCGCGGTGAGCGGCTCCCGTACCGAGTAGAGCTGGACAGAGAGTTGGGAAGTCGACACGATGCTCCTCAATGATGATGGTGTCAGGCAGCCGCTGCTGCGAGATCCAGGCTAACCACACTTCTGTCGGTGGTCAAACAAAAGTCTCCCACCGGTCGCCACTCCCCCGGCGACGAATACCGCAGGAGTCGGAAGCGTGGGGGACAATGGAGAGGTGAACTCAGCTCTGCTCTCCCGGATCGTCGCTGATTCCAGCGACCGCATCTCGTGGCTGCGGGCTCGTTCGCGCGGGATCACCGCGACCGACGTCGCCACCCTCTCGACCCCGGCCTCGATCCAGCGGGCGGCCGACGCGAAGCTCGGCGGGACGGGCTTCTCCGGCAACGCCTTCACCGACCACGGGCGCGCCCGCGAGCCCGAGATCGCCCGGTGGGTCGCCGCGACGCACGGGATCAACCCCTCGTCGGCGCTGTTCCGGGCCGAGGTCGAACACCGCCACCTCGCCACCCCCGACGGCATCGCCGTGACCGAGCGCGGGGCCGTCGTGCTCGCGGAGATCAAGACCACGACGAAGTCCTGGCGCTCGATCCCCCGCAACTACCTGCGTCAGGTGTGGTGGCAGCAGTACGTGATCGGCGCGGAGCGGACACTCGTGGTCTGGGAGGAGCACAAGGACTTCGTCCCCGTCGACGACGAACCGCTCTGTCGATGGGTCGAGCGCGACGACGCCGAGATCGCGAAGCTGGTCGGCCTCGCGAACGCACTCATCGACGAGCTGTACCACCGCACCAATCCGGCCGCCCGGCGCCCGGTCCTCCCGGAGCCCGCGCCCGTCGCTCGGCCGCTCCGGGAACCCCTGGTGAGCCTCGACTTCTGACGACAAGTCGACAGAAGTCGACCGAGGTGGTTGACTGTGGCCATGACCGAGCCGCTACGCCCCTCCCCCGGAGCACCGGGCGCCGGCGACCTCTTCCAACTCTTCCGCGGCGGTGAGGCACGCACGAAGTCGGAGTTGTGCGCCCTGACCGGCCTGGCCCGCTCCACCGTCTCCCTCCGGATCGACGCCCTCGTGGCCGCTGACCTGCTCCGTCCCGCTGGAGAGGCAGCCTCCTCGGGTGGCCGCCCGCCCGCACGGATCGCGTTCAACCCGCTCGCGCGCGTCGTCGTCGCCGTCGACTTGGGGGCGACGCACGGGACGGTGGCCGTCACCGACCTGGCCGGAGCGATCCTCGCGACGAGCCGCGCGGAGCTGCAGATCGCCGCAGGACCCGAGCCCGTCCTCGACTGGGTCGTCGAAGCGGCGTCGGCCCTGCTGGCCGCTCCGCAGACGTGGGCCACACCCCAGCCGGTCGCTCCCCCGGTCATCGGGATCGGGATCGGCCTGCCGGGACCGGTCGAGCACTCCACCGGACGGCCGACCAACCCGCCGATCATGCCGGGCTGGGACCGCTTCGACGTCCCCGCCTACATCCGCCGGACCCTCGACGTCCCGGTCCTCGTCGACAACGACGTCAACGTCCTCGCCCTCGGGGAGCACGCGATCTCCTGGCCGGACACCGACGACCTCGTCTACGTGAAGGTGTCCACGGGGATCGGTGCCGGCATCATCGCGGGTGGCGAACTGCAGCGCGGCGCACTCGGTGCGGCCGGCGACATCGGGCATGTGCAGGTCCCCGTCGGACGGGACTCCCCGCGCGCAGCCGACGACGACCGCGACCTCGAGGCCATCGCGAGCGGGCCGGCGATCGCCACCGAGCTCCGCGCCCACGGGATCGACGCCATGAGCAGTCGCGACGTCGCAGCGCTCATCCGCGCGGGCGACCGGACGGCCATCGAGACCACCCGGCAGGCCGGCCGGGAGATC from Plantibacter flavus includes these protein-coding regions:
- a CDS encoding NAD-dependent epimerase/dehydratase family protein, whose product is MRIAVTGGSGKLGRTVVGHLREHGHLVINLDQAGERGDGFVRIDLRDAGQVFDALTGVDEQAPNGFDAVVHLSAIPAPGLSTNTATFQNNILSTYNVFNAAIKAGITNIVTASSETVLGLPFDTPPPYIPVDEAYAARPESTYSLSKHLEEQLAIELTRWHPELKIIALRFSNVMDEADYAAFPSFDADATLRKWNLWGYIDGRDGAQAVRLALEHQATGFDRFIIAAADTVMSRDNVELVAEVFPDVPVTGDIAGNGTLLSIDHAREVLGYDPKHSWR
- a CDS encoding sugar phosphate isomerase/epimerase family protein — encoded protein: MTDTTDKQYASRLPVTLFTGQWADLPFEEVARLAASWGYDGLEIAASGDHLDLKRADEDDAYLQSRLDILDRHGLEVFAISNHLTGQAVCDDPIDFRHQAIVRDYTWGDGDAEGVRQRAAEDMKRSARVARKLGVDTVVGFTGSKIWQYSAMFPPVPASVIDAGYEDFATRWNPILDVFDAEGVRFAHEVHPSEIAYDYWTSVRTLEAIDHRPAFGFNWDPSHMMWQGVDPVGFIVEFANRIYHVDCKDTRIRPATGHAGIVGSHLPWGDPRRGWDFVSTGHGDVPWEDAFRALSSIGYAGPISIEWEDAGMDRLHGAEEAVGYIRNLLWKLPEQSFDAAFSTQ
- a CDS encoding Gfo/Idh/MocA family protein, giving the protein MTVAGPGIAVVGGGFMATVHSRAARAAGARLVGVVASTPERSREVAANLGFERGYGSLDELLADPSVDVVHVCTPNALHAEQALAAIAAGKHVVCEKPLATDAATAERLVSAAAEAGVVGTVPFVYRFHPLVREARARVAAGDLGTLLTISGSYLQDWLLAQADDNWRVDSAAGGRSRAFADIGSHLVDLLEFITGAHITELSSTVRTFFAERANTPEVTTEDAAAVVIRLEGGAIGTLLVSQVAPGRKNRLHLEVAGTELIIGFDQEAPETLWLGRRSGTQVLPRDADQLHPDAARLSIVPSGHPMGYQDAFNAFVADSYAAMAGQSPDGLPVFADGLRTARITEAVLDAADTGRWEAIATSTDDEQRINA
- a CDS encoding Gfo/Idh/MocA family protein — translated: MSNSTGTVGVGLIGAGVISDQYLGNLVTFPDLDVRFVADLDLERAKTQAEKYGVPGHGSVAELLADPEIEIVVNLTIPKVHVEVAMQILDAGKHVWSEKPFALDRESGQALLAAAKEKGLRVATAPDTFLGAGIQSARRLVEAGGIGQPLTALTLMQSPGPESWHPNPDFLFQDGAGPLFDIGPYYITALVQLFGPIARVTALASQAFPQRTIGSGPRAGESFDVTVPTHVSALFEFESGQLAQSVFSFDSKLGRTQFEVAGSTGTLVVPDPNTFEGDLLVYGGGEEPESIPSTGPTQGRGTGVVELAQAIRAGRPERASGELAYHVLDVMVSTAESGLSRTSVDVVSTVELAPALPESWTPADGTFGA
- a CDS encoding sugar phosphate isomerase/epimerase family protein, encoding MSTSQLSVQLYSVREPLTADRAAALQRLTEIGFRQAEPFGFGPGVSLQDIHDAGLATPSAHGKVIAEGIDLSAAFGAAAEQGVQVLIDPAIAEERFATAETVASIADELNAAAAVAAGHGVQVGYHNHWWELEGDVAGTSPLEHLAALTDPAVVFEVDTYWVEVGGRRAVDVLGAIGDRVRFIHVKDGDASRDTLKQLPAGAGVVPVLDILAAAPQALRVVEFDAFDGDIFQGLEQSFTYLTTNGVQA
- a CDS encoding YqaJ viral recombinase family protein; its protein translation is MNSALLSRIVADSSDRISWLRARSRGITATDVATLSTPASIQRAADAKLGGTGFSGNAFTDHGRAREPEIARWVAATHGINPSSALFRAEVEHRHLATPDGIAVTERGAVVLAEIKTTTKSWRSIPRNYLRQVWWQQYVIGAERTLVVWEEHKDFVPVDDEPLCRWVERDDAEIAKLVGLANALIDELYHRTNPAARRPVLPEPAPVARPLREPLVSLDF
- a CDS encoding ROK family transcriptional regulator is translated as MTEPLRPSPGAPGAGDLFQLFRGGEARTKSELCALTGLARSTVSLRIDALVAADLLRPAGEAASSGGRPPARIAFNPLARVVVAVDLGATHGTVAVTDLAGAILATSRAELQIAAGPEPVLDWVVEAASALLAAPQTWATPQPVAPPVIGIGIGLPGPVEHSTGRPTNPPIMPGWDRFDVPAYIRRTLDVPVLVDNDVNVLALGEHAISWPDTDDLVYVKVSTGIGAGIIAGGELQRGALGAAGDIGHVQVPVGRDSPRAADDDRDLEAIASGPAIATELRAHGIDAMSSRDVAALIRAGDRTAIETTRQAGREIGEVLSVVVNLLNPSVIVLGGTMTRAGEHLLTGVREVVYRRSMPLATGHLGIVTSTAGEEAGVLGAAIMVLRDALSAPAIDAMTQPRALDAAST